The genomic window TCCGCTATCCATACCCCGATCCTACCGCTATTTACCGATACAGAAAGTCGAGAAGATCCGGCCCAGCAGATCCTCAGTGGTTACCGCGCCGGTGATCTCGCCCAGCGACTGCTGTGCCTGGCCCAGCGACTCGGCGATCAGCTCCTCACCCGCCCCGGCGCGGGCGGCCTCGAGGGCCTCATCGACACCGGCCGCAGCCGCGTCGAGGGACTGGAGATGACGCCGGCGTGCGATGAATACCGCCTCGCTATCATCCTCGCCGAGGCTGGCCCGCAGATGCTCACGCAGTGCCGCCATTCCTTCTCCGGTCAACGCGGAGACAGCCAGCCCATCATCCGCGACACCCGCGGACCGGCCGCTCAGATCAATCTTGTTGATCACCGTGGTCACCGGCACCGCGGATGGCAGATCCGTCTGCGGATCCGCCACTCCAGGATCCGTCCCCGCCGCCGCGTCATCTTCAACCAGCAGGATCCGATCGGCTTGCTGCATCGCCTGACGGGCCCGACGGACCCCCTCCTGCTCGACCACATCACCGCCCTGACGCAGACCGGCCGTATCCAGCACCCGCAGCGGCAGGCCATCGATATGCAGGTAGGTATCGAGCACATCACGGGTGGTGCCGGCCAGTGCTGTCACGATCGCCGCATCCCGACCCGCCAGGGCATTGAGCAGGCTCGACTTGCCGGCGTTGGGCCGACCCGCGATGACCACGGTCAGCCCCTCCTGGAGCTGCTGACCGCGGCCCGCGGCCTGACGGGTCTCGGCGACATCCGCGGCGATCGCCTCGATCCGCTCCAGCACCCCGTCGAGCGCCAGGCCCTCCAGTGGCTCATCCGCAAAGTCGATGCCCGCCTCGAGATGAACGCGGAGATCGGTCAGCCGCTGAACCAGGCGCTCGACGGTCCGGGCGAATTCACCCTGTAGCGAGCGCACCGCGGCACGCGCCGCCGACTCGCTGCCGGCCTCGATGAGATCGGCAATGGCCTCGGCGCGGGTGAGGTCGATCCGACCGTTGAGGTAGGCGCGGTGACTGAATTCACCCGGTGCGGCCAGCTCGGCACCGAGCGCTAGAAGGCGCTGGAGGAGCCGATCCATGACCACCGGTCCGCCATGGCCATGCAGTTCAGCGACATCCTCGCCGGTGAATGACTGCGGGCCGGGGAACCAGAGCACCAGTCCCTCGTCGATGGCCGCGCCATCATCACCGGCAAAGCGCCGGAAGCTGGCCCGCCGGGGCGAGGGCAGCGCGCCGACCATTGCCTCGATCAGCGACGCGGTAGCCGGTCCGGACAGGCGGATGACGCCAATGCCACCCCGACCCGGCGGTGTCGCCACCGCGCAGATCGTCGCGTCAGACATTCGCCTTCTTGTCACCGGCCTCGATGCGCCGGGTGATGAACCACTGCTGGGCAATGGACAGGCTGTTGTTGGTCACCCAGTAGAGCACCAGTCCAGCCGGGAAGAACATGAAGAAGATGGTGAACACGAACGGTAAGCCCATCATGATCTTCTGCTGAATCGGATCCATCGGCGCCGGATTGAGCTTTTGCTGCAGAAACATCGATGCACCCATCAGCAGCGGCAGCACGTAGAACGGATCACGCACCGACAGGTCCTGGATCCACAGGATCCAGGGCGCCTGGCGCAACTCGACACTCTCCAGCAGCACCCAGTAGAGGGCGATGAACACGGGTATCTGGATGAGAATCGGCAGACAGCCACCCAGCGGGTTCACCTGTTCTTTCTTATAGAGCTGCATCAGCTCCTGGTTCATTTGCTGGCGGTCCTCGGAGTAGCGCTCGCGGAGCTTTTGCATCTCCGGCTGGAGCTTGCGCATCCGCGCCATCGACCGATAGCTGGTCTCGGAGAGCTTATAGAAGACCAGCTTGATACCCAGCGTCAGCAGGATGATCGACCA from Spiribacter curvatus includes these protein-coding regions:
- the mnmE gene encoding tRNA uridine-5-carboxymethylaminomethyl(34) synthesis GTPase MnmE, which gives rise to MSDATICAVATPPGRGGIGVIRLSGPATASLIEAMVGALPSPRRASFRRFAGDDGAAIDEGLVLWFPGPQSFTGEDVAELHGHGGPVVMDRLLQRLLALGAELAAPGEFSHRAYLNGRIDLTRAEAIADLIEAGSESAARAAVRSLQGEFARTVERLVQRLTDLRVHLEAGIDFADEPLEGLALDGVLERIEAIAADVAETRQAAGRGQQLQEGLTVVIAGRPNAGKSSLLNALAGRDAAIVTALAGTTRDVLDTYLHIDGLPLRVLDTAGLRQGGDVVEQEGVRRARQAMQQADRILLVEDDAAAGTDPGVADPQTDLPSAVPVTTVINKIDLSGRSAGVADDGLAVSALTGEGMAALREHLRASLGEDDSEAVFIARRRHLQSLDAAAAGVDEALEAARAGAGEELIAESLGQAQQSLGEITGAVTTEDLLGRIFSTFCIGK